The Malus domestica chromosome 06, GDT2T_hap1 genome has a segment encoding these proteins:
- the LOC114825597 gene encoding alcohol acyl transferase 1 allele GSa-like — MMPSSVLQVKRLQPELIIPAKPTPRETKFLSDIDDQEGMRFQLPIIMCYKDNPSLNENRNPVKTIREALSRALVYYYPLAGRLREGPDRKLMVDCNGEGILFVEASANVTLEQLGDKILPPCPLLEEFLFNFLGSDGIIGCPLLLVQVTRLTCGGFILALRLNHTMCDAPGFLQFLTAVAEMARGVIHAPSILPMWERELLFARDPPRITCAHHEYEDVIDHSDGSCAYSNQSNMVQRSFYFGAKEMRVLRKQIPPHLISTFSTFDLITACLWKCRTLALKINPKQVVRVSCIVNARGKQNNVRLPLGYYGNAFAFPAAVSKAEPLCKNPLGYALELVKKAKATMNEEYLRSVADLLVLRGRPQYSSTGSNFLVSDITRVGVGDVNFGWGQPIFAGPAKAMDLISFYIQHKNNTEDGILVPMCLPFSAMERFQQELERITLEPKEDICNNLRSTRIMSMM; from the exons ATGATGCCATCCTCAGTACTTCAGGTGAAACGATTGCAGCCGGAACTTATAATTCCGGCAAAGCCAACGCCTCGAGAAACAAAGTTTCTCTCAGATATTGACGATCAGGAAGGCATGAGGTTTCAGCTTCCTATCATAATGTGCTACAAAGACAACCCTTCACTTAATGAAAATCGTAATCCCGTTAAGACGATTAGGGAAGCCTTAAGTAGAGCATTAGTGTATTACTACCCTTTAGCTGGTAGGCTTAGGGAAGGGCCTGACAGAAAGCTCATGGTCGATTGCAATGGTGAAGGTATCTTGTTCGTCGAGGCTTCTGCTAATGTCACACTTGAGCAACTAGGAGACAAAATTCTACCCCCTTGTCCACTcttagaggagttcttatttaATTTCCTAGGGTCTGATGGAATTATTGGTTGTCCCTTGCTGCTGGTTCAG GTGACCCGTCTTACATGTGGAGGTTTCATACTTGCATTGCGCCTAAACCACACAATGTGTGATGCACCTGGATTTCTCCAGTTCCTGACCGCCGTTGCGGAGATGGCAAGAGGCGTAATACACGCACCATCTATTCTACCAAtgtgggagagagagctcttgtTCGCCCGAGATCCACCAAGAATAACATGTGCTCATCATGAATATGAAGATGTGATTGATCATTCTGATGGCTCATGCGCGTACAGTAACCAGTCAAACATGGTTCAACGATCTTTCTACTTTGGTGCCAAGGAGATGAGAGTCCTTCGAAAACAGATTCCACCCCACCTAATTTCCACTTTCTCCACATTTGACTTGATCACAGCTTGTTTGTGGAAATGTCGCACTCTTGCACTTAAAATTAATCCAAAACAGGTTGTTCGCGTTTCATGCATTGTCAATGCGCGGGGAAAGCAGAACAATGTACGTCTTCCCTTGGGATACTATGGCAATGCATTTGCATTTCCAGCTGCAGTTTCAAAGGCTGAACCTCTATGCAAAAATCCTCTGGGATATGCTTTGGAGTTGGTGAAGAAGGCTAAAGCTACCATGAATGAAGAATACTTAAGATCAGTGGCTGATCTTTTGGTACTAAGAGGACGACCTCAATATTCATCGACAGGAAGTAATTTTTTAGTTTCTGATATAACGCGTGTAGGTGTTGGAGATGTCAATTTTGGATGGGGACAACCGATATTTGCTGGACCCGCCAAGGCCATGGATTTGATTAGCTTCTACattcaacacaaaaacaacaCTGAGGATGGAATATTGGTACCAATGTGCTTGCCATTCTCGGCCATGGAGAGATTTCAGCAGGAGTTAGAGAGGATTACTCTGGAACCTAAGGAGGATATATGTAACAACCTTAGATCAACTAGGATCATGTCAATGATGTAA